Proteins co-encoded in one Rhodothermia bacterium genomic window:
- the rpsA gene encoding 30S ribosomal protein S1, whose protein sequence is MSDELNNVQPTVEETVQEAVAETVAEVSTEVAEATTQVEEVVQDVAEVEAVADAAVMDEVLRPVVAKTPKKGFTGKPEGRVFKLDELTALDHEKSDADKAFLELLSQYDPIKVDFTEGDILTGKVVSIGEKDVVVDIGFKSDGVVSKNEFDGPIAIGDDVDVFLEKLEDRQGQPMLSRRRATELRRWQRIDEAFKNDEVIEGLIIRRIKGGMIVDLFGKEAFLPGSQIDVRPVRDFDAYLDKRMEFKIVKLNEQNGNVVVSHKALIEKDLENQRSRILDKMEPGQVLEGTVKNITDFGVFIDLGGVDGLLHITDLSWGRVTHPSEVVELDQKIQVVVLDYDKDRHRISLGMKQLQSHPWDQIAENFKEGQDVEGKVVSITDYGAFVELDKGIEGLVHISEMSWRQHIKHPTQMVSLGDDVKVKILSIDSENRKISLGMKQLEPDPWTEIEARFPAGTVTKGVVRNLTNFGVFVEIEAGVDGLVHVSDLSWTKKIRHPGEVVKKGDEIDVVVLDIDQQNRRLSLGHKQVSTDPWSQFENAYAVGTDVEVKVVRFNENGVIVEMPLDVEAFIPAGHLTKPAKNPEDSYKPGDTLRVRVIEFNKADKRIILSEKAIAQAAKQAEKAEKDAEKDKEKSQERKALEEYQANAGTSGPATLGEIAGLGNLKFDD, encoded by the coding sequence ATGAGTGATGAACTGAACAACGTTCAACCTACCGTTGAGGAAACCGTACAAGAAGCGGTCGCTGAAACGGTAGCCGAAGTATCAACCGAGGTCGCTGAAGCTACAACCCAAGTTGAGGAGGTTGTACAAGATGTAGCCGAGGTCGAAGCAGTAGCTGATGCCGCAGTTATGGACGAGGTACTCCGTCCGGTAGTGGCAAAAACACCGAAGAAAGGCTTTACCGGAAAACCAGAAGGCCGCGTCTTTAAATTGGACGAGTTAACTGCACTTGACCACGAAAAAAGTGACGCTGACAAGGCGTTTCTGGAACTTCTTTCGCAGTACGATCCGATCAAGGTGGACTTTACGGAAGGAGACATCCTAACGGGTAAAGTCGTCAGTATTGGGGAAAAGGATGTGGTGGTGGACATCGGCTTTAAATCTGATGGGGTTGTGTCCAAGAACGAATTTGACGGGCCAATTGCCATCGGTGACGATGTGGATGTATTCCTCGAAAAATTGGAAGATCGCCAAGGCCAGCCGATGCTTTCGCGCCGTCGTGCGACCGAATTGCGTCGTTGGCAGCGGATTGACGAAGCCTTCAAGAATGACGAGGTGATCGAGGGTCTCATTATTCGCCGGATCAAAGGTGGTATGATTGTAGATCTCTTTGGCAAGGAAGCCTTTTTGCCCGGTTCCCAAATTGACGTCCGTCCGGTTCGTGACTTTGATGCCTATCTTGACAAGCGCATGGAATTCAAAATTGTGAAACTTAACGAGCAAAATGGCAACGTGGTGGTTTCGCATAAAGCCTTGATCGAAAAAGACCTTGAAAACCAACGCTCTCGTATTCTGGATAAAATGGAGCCGGGTCAGGTTCTGGAAGGAACTGTTAAGAACATCACCGATTTCGGGGTGTTTATTGACCTTGGCGGCGTAGATGGCCTCCTGCACATTACAGACCTTTCTTGGGGACGTGTTACGCACCCCAGTGAAGTGGTGGAATTAGATCAAAAAATTCAAGTTGTAGTCTTAGACTACGATAAAGACCGCCATCGCATCTCGTTGGGCATGAAGCAGTTGCAATCTCATCCTTGGGATCAGATTGCCGAGAACTTCAAAGAAGGCCAAGATGTTGAAGGAAAAGTTGTTTCGATTACCGACTACGGTGCATTTGTTGAATTGGACAAAGGTATCGAAGGCTTGGTACACATCAGTGAGATGAGTTGGCGTCAGCACATCAAGCATCCAACCCAAATGGTTTCCCTCGGAGATGATGTAAAGGTGAAAATCCTAAGTATTGACTCTGAAAACCGCAAGATTTCGTTGGGGATGAAGCAACTTGAGCCAGATCCGTGGACTGAGATTGAAGCCCGCTTCCCAGCCGGAACCGTGACCAAAGGGGTGGTTCGTAACCTAACCAACTTCGGGGTATTCGTTGAAATTGAAGCAGGGGTAGATGGTTTGGTACACGTTTCTGACTTGTCGTGGACGAAGAAAATCCGTCACCCCGGCGAAGTGGTTAAAAAAGGTGATGAGATTGATGTGGTTGTATTGGACATTGACCAACAAAACCGCCGTCTCTCATTGGGACACAAGCAAGTTTCTACCGATCCTTGGAGCCAGTTTGAAAATGCGTATGCCGTCGGAACCGATGTTGAGGTTAAGGTGGTGCGCTTTAACGAAAATGGTGTGATTGTAGAAATGCCATTGGATGTCGAAGCCTTTATTCCTGCCGGACATTTGACTAAGCCTGCCAAAAACCCTGAAGATTCCTACAAGCCCGGAGACACCCTTCGTGTACGGGTCATAGAGTTCAATAAGGCAGATAAGCGGATTATTCTCAGCGAGAAGGCCATTGCTCAAGCGGCAAAGCAAGCTGAAAAAGCCGAAAAGGACGCTGAAAAGGATAAAGAGAAGAGCCAAGAACGCAAAGCCCTCGAAGAGTATCAGGCAAATGCTGGTACAAGTGGCCCCGCCACCCTTGGGGAAATTGCTGGCTTGGGCAATCTCAAGTTTGACGATTGA
- the meaB gene encoding methylmalonyl Co-A mutase-associated GTPase MeaB gives MRLPLPAIDTFREEILSGNRIMLSRAITLIESTSATHQDLAESLLEQCLPYTGNSTRIGISGVPGVGKSTFIEAIGLHVAELGHKVAVLAIDPRSEKTRGSILGDKTRMEDLSKHPNAFIRPTSSGGALGGVAPRTREVMLLCEAAGFDVILVETVGVGQSETQVASMVDFFLLLMLAGAGDELQGIKRGIMELADGVVINKADGDNRLPAETARISYKRALHLFRENESGWVPEVRTCSALKGTGITEVWEMIQNHHKLVTENGWLDTRRTEQSSYWLHQIMEAAVLQHFYTHPAVRAALEDYEEAVKEGKKVPGNAAKALLRRYRESPDDVKMSN, from the coding sequence ATGCGACTTCCATTACCGGCTATAGACACCTTCCGTGAAGAAATTCTTTCGGGGAATAGGATAATGCTTAGCCGCGCCATTACCCTCATTGAAAGTACCTCGGCGACGCACCAAGACCTTGCAGAATCCTTATTAGAGCAATGTTTGCCCTACACCGGAAACAGTACCCGTATTGGAATTTCGGGCGTTCCGGGTGTGGGCAAAAGTACTTTTATCGAAGCCATTGGCTTACATGTCGCCGAGTTGGGGCATAAGGTTGCTGTTTTGGCGATTGATCCTCGCAGTGAGAAAACGCGCGGGAGCATTTTGGGCGATAAAACCCGAATGGAAGATCTGTCAAAACATCCAAATGCGTTCATTCGGCCAACGTCTTCCGGAGGTGCTTTGGGTGGCGTTGCTCCCAGAACACGAGAAGTGATGTTGCTTTGCGAAGCGGCGGGTTTTGATGTCATTTTGGTTGAAACGGTTGGGGTTGGGCAGTCGGAAACCCAAGTTGCCTCAATGGTTGACTTTTTTTTGTTGCTCATGCTTGCAGGTGCTGGTGACGAATTACAAGGGATTAAGCGCGGCATTATGGAACTTGCTGATGGTGTTGTGATCAATAAAGCAGATGGTGACAACAGATTACCCGCAGAAACGGCCCGAATTTCCTATAAACGCGCTTTGCATCTCTTTAGGGAAAATGAATCTGGTTGGGTTCCAGAAGTTCGGACGTGTTCTGCTCTGAAGGGAACTGGAATTACAGAGGTGTGGGAAATGATCCAGAACCACCATAAATTGGTGACGGAAAATGGTTGGTTGGACACAAGAAGAACCGAGCAATCGTCCTATTGGCTTCATCAGATCATGGAGGCCGCCGTGTTACAACACTTTTATACCCATCCGGCTGTACGTGCAGCCTTAGAAGATTATGAAGAAGCTGTAAAAGAAGGAAAAAAAGTGCCCGGAAATGCTGCAAAAGCCTTGTTAAGGCGTTACCGTGAAAGCCCAGATGATGTAAAAATGTCCAACTGA
- a CDS encoding DUF1287 domain-containing protein: MKSRYLYLLALLSLFGCLGEPNSPKHEENSFSPQIVRRVPVENARIAQFIAAALGQVGVTTGYDPSYQRLTYPNGDVPQHTGVCSDVLVRAFRKIGIDLQKEVHEDMRKNFLQYPQLWHMVRPDPNIDHRRVPNLSRYFQRKGWEVPISSEEHHYKPGDIVAWIIPPNLTHIGLVTDRIADGERLMVVHNYGFGTVENDALFLWKQTGHFRMRIE, encoded by the coding sequence ATAAAGTCAAGGTATCTTTATCTACTTGCACTGTTGAGCTTGTTTGGATGCTTAGGGGAACCCAATTCCCCTAAGCATGAGGAAAACTCCTTCTCCCCTCAAATCGTCCGGCGTGTTCCTGTAGAAAATGCTCGTATAGCTCAATTTATTGCGGCTGCACTTGGACAAGTGGGCGTTACCACTGGTTATGACCCATCGTACCAGAGATTAACATATCCAAATGGTGATGTCCCCCAGCATACAGGTGTCTGCTCGGATGTTTTAGTTCGTGCTTTTCGCAAAATTGGGATAGACCTCCAAAAAGAGGTTCACGAAGACATGCGGAAAAATTTTTTACAGTATCCCCAGCTGTGGCACATGGTGCGACCCGACCCCAATATTGATCATCGGCGGGTTCCCAACTTAAGCCGCTACTTCCAAAGAAAGGGTTGGGAAGTCCCTATCTCGTCAGAAGAACATCATTATAAACCCGGAGACATTGTGGCATGGATCATTCCGCCCAATCTCACGCATATCGGACTTGTTACCGACCGAATTGCAGATGGAGAACGGTTGATGGTTGTGCATAATTATGGGTTTGGAACGGTTGAAAATGACGCACTTTTTTTGTGGAAACAAACAGGACATTTCAGAATGCGCATAGAGTAG
- a CDS encoding acyl-CoA dehydrogenase family protein, with product MQTAQTQHLLKGGVFLTTGSTPEEVFIPEEINEEQQMIWQMTKDFLTQEVFPKREQIEKQIEGVTPELLQKMGELGLLGSHMPEVYGGTALDTNTNTIIADVMGPAGSFSVALAAHTGIGMLPILYFGTEAQKEKYLPGLISGELKAAYCLTEPGSGSDALAAKTRAVQSDDGSHYILNGQKMWITNSGFADVFIVFAKIDGEKFTAFIVEKGTPGLILGAEEDKMGIKGSSTRQVFFENVAVPQDQVLGEIGKGHLIAFNVLNIGRYKLGVLCTGGSKGVLTDATKYANERYQFGQPIGNFGAIQYKLGEMATRIFASESAVYRVSNQMQLQKEASMASGKSYTEAMLDAAEEYAIECSILKILGSEVLDYCVDENVQIHGGIGFSEEYAAARAYRDSRINRIFEGTNEINRLLMVDMLLRRFMKGEIDLLTPIFAIQDELSSGRVGSDRPIERQALAQYQTEQLKKVFLLTLGNALTAQTEGGIRLKEEQEILMNLADIITEIYMSESVLLRVEKLREVKDRAAMVVYEAMLDLVLQDSTRKCQHAAIDALASFMEGEALDMAVLAVQQLAQIHSINVKAARRMVAENIRTNGGWCFGIQ from the coding sequence ATGCAGACAGCCCAAACCCAGCATCTCTTAAAAGGAGGTGTCTTTTTAACAACTGGAAGTACGCCTGAAGAAGTGTTCATTCCGGAAGAGATCAACGAAGAACAACAAATGATTTGGCAGATGACCAAAGACTTTTTGACACAGGAGGTTTTTCCGAAAAGGGAACAGATTGAGAAGCAAATAGAGGGTGTTACGCCGGAGTTGCTCCAAAAAATGGGCGAATTGGGCTTGTTGGGGTCGCACATGCCAGAGGTTTATGGCGGAACGGCCTTAGACACCAATACCAATACGATTATTGCTGATGTCATGGGGCCTGCGGGGTCTTTTAGTGTGGCCTTAGCAGCTCATACAGGGATCGGTATGTTGCCCATTTTGTATTTCGGAACGGAAGCACAGAAAGAAAAATATTTACCCGGCCTGATTTCTGGAGAACTCAAAGCGGCTTATTGCTTGACGGAACCCGGAAGTGGGTCGGATGCACTTGCGGCCAAAACACGCGCCGTACAAAGCGATGATGGTTCGCATTATATCCTGAATGGTCAAAAAATGTGGATCACCAATTCGGGATTTGCAGATGTTTTTATTGTCTTTGCCAAGATTGATGGTGAAAAATTTACTGCTTTTATCGTAGAAAAGGGTACACCCGGTTTAATATTGGGCGCTGAAGAAGACAAAATGGGGATTAAAGGCTCGTCCACGCGCCAAGTTTTCTTTGAAAACGTCGCTGTTCCACAAGATCAGGTATTGGGCGAGATTGGCAAAGGTCACTTAATTGCCTTTAATGTGCTTAATATTGGGCGCTACAAATTGGGCGTTTTGTGTACAGGTGGGTCTAAAGGCGTCTTGACAGACGCAACCAAATACGCCAATGAACGGTATCAATTTGGCCAGCCGATCGGTAATTTTGGTGCCATTCAATATAAATTAGGGGAAATGGCCACCCGCATTTTTGCAAGCGAAAGCGCGGTTTATCGTGTGTCCAACCAAATGCAATTACAGAAAGAGGCTTCTATGGCTTCAGGAAAATCTTATACCGAAGCAATGTTGGATGCTGCTGAAGAATATGCGATAGAATGTTCAATCCTCAAGATTCTAGGTTCGGAAGTATTGGATTATTGTGTGGATGAAAACGTCCAAATTCATGGCGGAATTGGCTTTAGCGAAGAATATGCTGCTGCGCGTGCTTATCGGGATAGCAGAATAAACCGAATTTTTGAGGGGACGAACGAAATAAACCGCTTATTAATGGTGGACATGTTATTACGTAGGTTTATGAAAGGGGAAATTGACTTGCTCACGCCTATTTTTGCTATTCAAGACGAATTATCGTCTGGTCGGGTAGGCTCTGATAGGCCAATTGAACGTCAAGCCTTGGCACAATACCAGACCGAGCAACTTAAAAAAGTCTTTTTACTCACCCTTGGGAATGCCCTTACGGCGCAAACAGAGGGGGGCATTAGATTGAAAGAAGAACAAGAGATATTGATGAATCTTGCCGATATAATTACCGAAATCTATATGTCTGAGTCGGTTTTACTTCGGGTAGAAAAACTTCGTGAAGTTAAAGATAGGGCGGCAATGGTGGTATATGAAGCCATGTTGGACTTGGTTTTGCAGGATTCTACACGGAAGTGCCAACATGCGGCCATTGATGCACTTGCTTCTTTTATGGAGGGTGAAGCCCTCGACATGGCAGTTTTGGCCGTACAACAACTCGCTCAAATACACTCCATTAACGTTAAAGCGGCACGTCGAATGGTGGCCGAGAACATCCGTACCAATGGTGGATGGTGTTTTGGGATTCAATAA
- a CDS encoding M48 family metalloprotease has translation MKNNPRLMIGLVMAVFALISYFGSNSYNPITGENQHVSLTPEQEISLGLQAKPSLVQEYGGIHPDARLRQLVQHVGKRLLEKSEAGKTGWNFEFTLLADPQTINAFALPGGQVFITYALLSRLQTEGQLAGVIGHEIAHVIARHGAQQMAKENLTGGLLGAVSVASGSAGADQIAQQVAMMVNMKYGRDDEIESDKLGVRFMVGAGYNPNSMAGVMEILKAAAGPNRQPEFSSTHPDPDNRIARIQDEIRKRFPNGLPQGLQP, from the coding sequence ATGAAAAACAACCCACGGCTCATGATTGGCCTTGTAATGGCCGTCTTTGCACTTATTTCTTATTTCGGCTCCAATAGTTATAATCCTATAACAGGCGAGAACCAACATGTAAGTCTTACGCCGGAACAGGAAATCTCCTTAGGACTACAAGCAAAGCCAAGTTTGGTGCAGGAATATGGCGGGATACACCCTGATGCAAGGCTTAGGCAATTGGTACAACATGTGGGTAAACGGTTGTTGGAAAAGTCCGAAGCGGGGAAAACGGGTTGGAACTTTGAATTTACACTGCTCGCAGATCCCCAAACCATTAATGCCTTTGCACTTCCCGGTGGACAAGTCTTTATTACGTATGCGCTTCTTAGCCGCCTACAGACCGAAGGACAACTTGCTGGCGTAATAGGGCACGAAATTGCCCATGTCATTGCAAGGCATGGTGCGCAACAAATGGCGAAAGAAAACCTCACAGGTGGCTTGTTGGGAGCCGTTTCTGTCGCCTCAGGAAGTGCCGGTGCAGATCAAATCGCACAACAAGTGGCCATGATGGTGAACATGAAATATGGCCGAGATGACGAGATTGAATCCGATAAATTGGGGGTGCGCTTTATGGTGGGTGCGGGATACAATCCCAATTCTATGGCCGGAGTGATGGAAATCCTAAAAGCAGCAGCTGGACCAAATCGCCAACCCGAGTTTTCTTCTACCCACCCCGATCCAGACAACCGCATAGCGCGGATCCAAGATGAAATCCGTAAACGATTCCCCAATGGATTGCCACAAGGATTACAGCCCTAA
- a CDS encoding (d)CMP kinase — MIIAIDGPAGSGKSTTAKWVANKLGLLYLDTGAMFRAIAFASIASGKTIENPDFGAFVQNLALKVVPSEEQMQVFLAGADITSKLRTPEVGKMASSVATQTVVREKLMALQRETAQEQVEKHGGVVLDGRDIGTVVFPDADLKVFLTADARIRARRRVVEMEEKGHTLAYDAVLAEIEARDLQDATRKIAPLKRADDAFVLDTSFMDIAEQVRWVVEKAEIKMNSKK; from the coding sequence TTGATTATTGCCATTGATGGGCCAGCCGGCTCCGGAAAAAGCACCACCGCAAAATGGGTGGCAAATAAATTAGGGCTTCTGTATTTAGATACCGGAGCGATGTTTCGGGCAATTGCCTTTGCAAGCATTGCGTCGGGCAAAACCATTGAAAATCCAGATTTTGGCGCTTTTGTTCAAAATTTGGCATTAAAGGTGGTGCCAAGTGAGGAACAAATGCAGGTTTTCTTGGCGGGAGCGGATATTACGTCGAAACTTCGGACGCCCGAAGTAGGAAAGATGGCGAGTAGCGTCGCTACGCAAACCGTTGTGCGCGAAAAATTAATGGCTTTACAACGGGAAACCGCCCAAGAGCAAGTGGAAAAACACGGTGGGGTAGTGCTGGATGGGCGTGACATTGGTACGGTTGTTTTTCCTGATGCAGACTTGAAGGTTTTTCTTACTGCCGACGCACGCATTCGTGCACGTAGAAGGGTGGTTGAGATGGAGGAAAAAGGGCATACTTTGGCGTATGATGCTGTTCTTGCGGAGATAGAAGCCCGCGACTTACAGGACGCTACACGGAAAATTGCCCCACTTAAACGGGCTGACGATGCTTTTGTCTTGGATACCTCGTTTATGGACATCGCGGAGCAAGTGCGCTGGGTGGTCGAAAAAGCAGAAATAAAAATGAATTCAAAAAAATAA
- a CDS encoding RNA methyltransferase, with product MRKLKHVEIPRSSLQEISLMKRSPIVAVLDNIRSVHNVGAIFRTSDALLVEQLCLCGITATPNTHPELQKTALGAQDTVPWAYYSHTTDALVALRKAGYQIAALEITNLSRMIQSVQQDEFPIALVVGHEVFGVSDEAIALCDFALELPQFGVKQSLNVSVAYGIALYGLVNQLDIFTSSGLSR from the coding sequence TTGCGCAAATTAAAACATGTAGAAATCCCGCGTTCATCTTTGCAGGAAATTTCTTTAATGAAAAGAAGCCCCATTGTTGCGGTTTTGGACAATATACGATCGGTTCATAATGTTGGGGCTATTTTTAGAACATCTGATGCCCTTTTAGTGGAGCAACTTTGCCTTTGCGGGATCACCGCCACACCGAACACACATCCGGAACTTCAGAAAACAGCATTAGGCGCACAAGATACGGTTCCGTGGGCTTACTATTCACACACAACTGATGCATTGGTCGCACTAAGAAAGGCAGGATACCAAATTGCTGCATTAGAGATTACCAACCTTTCCAGAATGATACAAAGTGTTCAACAGGACGAATTTCCCATCGCTTTGGTCGTAGGTCATGAGGTTTTTGGCGTTTCGGACGAAGCCATTGCGCTGTGCGACTTCGCACTCGAATTGCCACAATTTGGGGTAAAGCAGTCGCTTAATGTCTCGGTTGCTTACGGAATTGCCCTATATGGATTGGTAAATCAGTTGGACATTTTTACATCATCTGGGCTTTCACGGTAA